The segment TGCTGCTGCGATATCTTCAGGGCTATAGGTTTCTGATAGTTCTTTGACGGCTGAAATATAGCTTGAAAATTTATTGTCCTTGATTATCCCTGAGATGTCTCTCACTATGTTCTTTTCCTTTGCCTTGATGACCTCCTGTTTTGTAGGCAGTCTCTTTTTGTCAATAACTGTCTTTGCGGTCTTTTCTATCAGTCTTAGATGTCTGTACTCCCTTGGTGTGACAAGGGTTATTGCAATGCCAGACTTGCCTGCCCTTCCTGTCCTTCCGATTCTGTGCACATAGCTTTCAGGGTTCTGGGGGATGTTGTAGTTGATCACATGAGTCACATTTTTTATATCGAGCCCCCTTGCTGCAACATCAGTAGCAACAAGAATATCGAGAGTACCATTTTTAAAATTCTTCATTACATCGTCTCTCTGCACCTGCGTAAAATCGCCGTGGAGGGCATTTCCATTATATCCCATCTGCTGGAGTTTCATAGAGACCTGATCGACTTCCCTCTTTGTATGACAGAAGATGATTGCAAGCTGAGGGTCTTCGACATCAAGAAGCCTTGAGAGGGCATTTATCTTGTCCTCTTCCCTGACCTCATAAAAAACCTGCTTTATCTTCTGGACGATGATGTCCTTTGGGTTTATCCTTATCTTCTCGGGATGTTTCATATACCTTTTTGAGATATCCATTATCGGCTGGGGCATAGTGGCTGAAAATAACAGGGTTTGCCTTTCTGATGGAGTGGTTTTGAGTATTATCTCGATATCGTCAACAAAACCCATATCGAGCATCTCATCAGCCTCATCAAGGACAACGATCTTTATGTCTGAAAGTGAGATGGTCTTTCTGTTTATATGGTCTATAACCCGTCCGGGTGTTCCAACAACAACGTCCACTCCACGCTTTAATGCCTTTATCTGGGTCTCGATCGACTTACCGCCGTAAACCGGCAGAACATTTATGTGCCTGTACTTGCCTATAATGTTGACCTCCTGAGCCACCTGAACAGCAAGCTCTCTTGTCGGCTCGAGGATAATGGCAAAGGGACTTTTGCCCTTTCGGTTCATCTCAACAATAGGTATTCCGAATGCAGCAGTCTTGCCTGTGCCTGTCTGCGCCTGCCCAACTATATCCAGCCCCCTTAATATCAAAGGGATAGAAGAAACCTGGATCGGTGTCGGTTCCTCGAATCCTATCTCTGATATAGACTTTAATGTCTCTGTACTTAAAGAAGAATCTTCGAACTTCATTTTTTTATACTCCTCCTGAACTATGCAAAATAAAATCCCTCAGGGTTTCTTAAAATCCTCTGAGGGATTAGATGAAACTTCACCTTTGTTTTAATAGTATATTCTTATTTGTTCACTTATGTCAATGCACTTACTCATTCAAGTTAGGACATCATACACAAGGGAAAACCTTGACAAAGCAAAATTGTTTCTGTTATTTTTCATTGGCTTCAAGACCAAGTCAGTTTTAAGCGAGGAACAATTGAAAAGGCGTGGGTTTTTAAAACTTTTACTATCCCTCTTAGGTTCAACTGCAGCAGTTTCCTTTGTCTATCCCTTATTAAGATTCATTGCACCTCCTGGCGAGGCA is part of the Nitrospirota bacterium genome and harbors:
- a CDS encoding DEAD/DEAH box helicase, with protein sequence MKFEDSSLSTETLKSISEIGFEEPTPIQVSSIPLILRGLDIVGQAQTGTGKTAAFGIPIVEMNRKGKSPFAIILEPTRELAVQVAQEVNIIGKYRHINVLPVYGGKSIETQIKALKRGVDVVVGTPGRVIDHINRKTISLSDIKIVVLDEADEMLDMGFVDDIEIILKTTPSERQTLLFSATMPQPIMDISKRYMKHPEKIRINPKDIIVQKIKQVFYEVREEDKINALSRLLDVEDPQLAIIFCHTKREVDQVSMKLQQMGYNGNALHGDFTQVQRDDVMKNFKNGTLDILVATDVAARGLDIKNVTHVINYNIPQNPESYVHRIGRTGRAGKSGIAITLVTPREYRHLRLIEKTAKTVIDKKRLPTKQEVIKAKEKNIVRDISGIIKDNKFSSYISAVKELSETYSPEDIAAAAIFAVYGGVFDEQHIEEQHEKTGVTRLFMTIGRNDRIKVADIVKSIASEANIPYSRIGKIDVYDKFTFVEVPAELADRVIRSVDDMMMKGKRIKIQPAKARTE